A single Dechloromonas denitrificans DNA region contains:
- the ispE gene encoding 4-(cytidine 5'-diphospho)-2-C-methyl-D-erythritol kinase produces MERKPVTHWTWDSSWPAPAKLNLFLHIVGRRADGYHLLQTVFRFIDRADQLRFTPRNDGDIVLATPIPGVPPDSDLTVRAARLLQQATGCRQGATLHLDKQLPMGGGLGGGSSDAATVLLALNHLWQTGLARPTLEKLGLSLGADVPVFIHGRNTFAEGVGEAFTDVELPPASYLVLHPAVNVPTAAIFGAPELRRDTPGIAVDSWRHGDGHNDLEAVACARFPQVAEHLAWLKQHAPDAMMTGSGACVFAGFARRDQAERVLALLPGGMSGWVADGLAAHPLANFS; encoded by the coding sequence ATGGAAAGAAAACCCGTGACCCACTGGACCTGGGACAGCAGTTGGCCCGCCCCGGCCAAACTGAACCTCTTTTTGCACATCGTCGGGCGCCGCGCCGACGGCTATCACCTGCTGCAGACCGTATTCCGCTTCATCGACCGCGCCGACCAATTGCGTTTCACGCCGCGCAACGATGGCGACATCGTCCTCGCCACACCGATCCCCGGCGTACCGCCGGACAGCGACCTGACCGTGCGCGCCGCCCGCCTGCTGCAGCAGGCCACCGGATGTCGCCAAGGCGCCACCCTCCATCTCGACAAACAACTGCCAATGGGCGGCGGTCTGGGCGGCGGCAGCTCCGACGCGGCCACCGTGCTGCTCGCCCTCAACCATTTATGGCAAACCGGCCTCGCTCGGCCAACACTGGAAAAGCTCGGGTTGAGCCTGGGCGCCGACGTACCGGTCTTCATCCACGGCCGGAACACCTTCGCCGAGGGCGTCGGCGAAGCGTTTACCGACGTTGAGCTGCCGCCAGCCAGCTATCTGGTGCTCCATCCGGCAGTCAACGTCCCGACCGCGGCAATTTTTGGCGCACCGGAACTGCGCCGCGACACGCCAGGCATCGCTGTGGACAGCTGGCGGCATGGCGATGGCCATAACGATCTCGAAGCGGTCGCCTGCGCCCGCTTTCCGCAGGTCGCCGAACACCTGGCCTGGCTCAAGCAACATGCCCCGGATGCGATGATGACCGGCTCCGGCGCCTGCGTCTTTGCCGGCTTTGCCCGCCGCGACCAGGCGGAACGGGTTCTCGCGCTGCTGCCGGGGGGGATGAGCGGCTGGGTGGCGGACGGACTGGCGGCCCACCCATTAGCCAATTTTTCATAA
- a CDS encoding YfhL family 4Fe-4S dicluster ferredoxin produces MSLIITDECINCDVCEPECPNEAISQGEEIYQIDPNKCTECVGHYDEPQCVQVCPVDCIPKDANHVESEDMLWVKYEKLTGNKRP; encoded by the coding sequence ATGTCTCTAATTATTACCGACGAATGCATCAACTGCGACGTGTGTGAACCGGAGTGCCCGAACGAGGCAATCTCCCAGGGGGAAGAGATTTATCAAATCGATCCCAACAAATGCACCGAGTGTGTCGGCCATTACGACGAGCCGCAGTGCGTGCAGGTCTGTCCGGTCGACTGCATTCCAAAGGATGCGAACCATGTCGAAAGCGAGGACATGCTGTGGGTCAAGTACGAAAAGCTGACCGGCAACAAGCGCCCCTGA
- the lolB gene encoding lipoprotein insertase outer membrane protein LolB, with product MSLRFVVLLAGCLLAGCASVPPAALPGREQIREFALEARFALRITLPDQAAQSSGGRLSWEHRNGGDRVLVANPLGYGVAEIDTTPTLSRLRTANGEVHESPDADGLMEEVTGQRLPITRLPAWLLGRSDGTAEISKDSYNRPARLREAGWQIDYAYDDEAPTALPARLTLSRDGEIELRLRIEEWKENP from the coding sequence TTGAGTCTGCGTTTCGTTGTCCTGCTCGCCGGCTGCCTGCTCGCCGGCTGCGCCAGCGTGCCGCCCGCCGCCTTGCCAGGCCGCGAACAGATCCGCGAATTCGCACTGGAAGCGCGCTTCGCGCTGCGCATCACGCTGCCCGATCAGGCTGCGCAAAGTTCCGGCGGCCGCCTGTCCTGGGAGCACCGGAATGGCGGCGACCGCGTGCTCGTCGCCAACCCGCTGGGTTACGGCGTCGCCGAAATCGACACGACACCGACGCTGTCCCGCCTGCGCACCGCCAATGGCGAAGTCCACGAATCACCGGACGCCGACGGCCTGATGGAAGAAGTCACCGGCCAGCGCCTGCCGATCACCCGCCTGCCCGCCTGGCTGCTCGGACGCTCGGACGGCACAGCCGAGATCAGCAAGGACAGCTACAACCGCCCGGCCCGCCTGCGCGAAGCCGGCTGGCAAATCGACTACGCCTACGACGACGAGGCGCCGACCGCCCTACCCGCCCGCCTGACGCTGTCCCGCGACGGCGAGATCGAATTGCGGCTGCGTATCGAAGAATGGAAAGAAAACCCGTGA
- a CDS encoding tetratricopeptide repeat protein: protein MHPKFIAAALTIALGLTHGGFSLAAGDAVTKSSSQRDNARRSSENILARTVFQSLLGEFALQRGDINIGVEAWADLAVRTRDPKVLARATEVAGFARQYDRALELSRLWLEVEPDSSKAKQTQSSLLVMANRLDELAPQLASLLEQDKANLANNLLHLNRMLARHADKKAVQTLVDRVATPYDGLPEAHFAMAQAAANAGDNLRALGESEKALQLRPDWETAALARAQLQARQSNQTAIGSLNDFVERYPTARDARLALARLLINEKRYDESRKHFDRLIKDYPDNPDVIYPVAMLALQQGDAETGRAQLEKLLKTDFPDKSTIHFFLGQLEQEQKKPETALEHFRQVTAGDQYINARSRAALILLQQGKPEEARELLHNTRGGTNAERAQLVLAEAQLLREAGRLNDAYIVLESGLTSQPDNPELLYEAALTGERLGKPEILETHLKHLLALQPDHAHALNALGYSWAERNIRLPEALKLITRALAQMPDDPFIMDSLGWVQFRQGNLAEALKTLEKAYAIKSDPEIAAHLGEVLWTLERKDDARRLLKDAIRQHPDNEVLAGAVKKLAP, encoded by the coding sequence ATGCATCCGAAGTTCATTGCTGCCGCCCTCACCATTGCCCTGGGTCTGACCCATGGCGGATTCAGCCTGGCGGCCGGCGACGCCGTGACGAAATCAAGCAGTCAGCGGGACAACGCGCGGCGTTCCTCGGAGAACATCCTGGCCCGCACGGTTTTCCAGTCGCTGCTCGGCGAGTTCGCGCTGCAACGCGGCGACATCAATATCGGGGTCGAGGCGTGGGCCGATCTGGCCGTGCGCACCCGCGACCCGAAGGTTCTCGCCCGCGCCACCGAAGTCGCCGGCTTTGCCCGCCAGTATGATCGCGCCCTCGAGTTGTCGCGGCTCTGGCTCGAAGTCGAACCCGACTCGAGCAAAGCCAAGCAAACGCAATCCTCGCTGCTCGTCATGGCCAACCGCCTCGACGAACTGGCGCCGCAACTGGCCAGCCTGCTCGAACAGGACAAGGCCAACCTCGCCAACAACCTGCTCCACCTCAACCGCATGCTCGCCCGGCACGCCGACAAGAAAGCCGTGCAAACACTGGTCGACCGCGTCGCCACCCCTTACGACGGCCTGCCGGAAGCCCACTTCGCGATGGCCCAGGCGGCCGCCAATGCCGGCGACAACCTGCGCGCCCTGGGCGAGTCGGAGAAAGCCCTGCAATTGCGTCCCGACTGGGAAACCGCCGCCCTGGCCCGGGCCCAGCTGCAAGCCCGCCAGTCAAACCAGACCGCCATCGGCAGCCTGAACGACTTCGTCGAGCGCTACCCGACGGCCCGCGATGCCCGCCTGGCACTGGCCCGCCTGCTGATCAACGAAAAGCGCTATGACGAGTCGCGCAAGCACTTCGACCGCCTGATCAAGGACTACCCGGACAACCCCGACGTGATCTACCCGGTCGCCATGCTCGCCCTGCAACAGGGAGATGCCGAGACCGGCCGCGCCCAGCTGGAAAAGCTGCTGAAAACCGATTTTCCGGACAAGAGCACCATCCATTTCTTCCTCGGCCAGCTCGAGCAGGAACAGAAAAAGCCGGAAACCGCGCTCGAGCATTTCCGCCAGGTCACCGCCGGCGACCAATACATCAACGCCCGCTCGCGCGCCGCCCTGATCCTTTTGCAGCAAGGCAAACCCGAGGAAGCCCGCGAGCTGTTGCACAACACGCGCGGCGGCACCAACGCCGAGCGCGCCCAACTGGTTCTCGCCGAAGCGCAATTGCTGCGCGAGGCGGGACGGCTGAACGATGCTTACATCGTCCTCGAATCCGGGCTGACCAGCCAGCCGGACAATCCCGAATTGCTCTATGAAGCCGCGCTGACCGGCGAACGCCTGGGCAAACCGGAAATCCTCGAAACCCACCTCAAGCATTTGCTGGCGCTGCAGCCGGATCATGCCCACGCCCTGAACGCCCTCGGCTACTCGTGGGCGGAGCGCAACATCCGCTTGCCCGAAGCACTGAAACTGATTACCCGGGCCCTGGCCCAGATGCCGGACGACCCCTTCATCATGGATAGCCTGGGCTGGGTGCAGTTCCGCCAGGGCAATCTCGCCGAAGCCTTGAAGACGCTGGAAAAGGCCTACGCCATCAAGTCCGACCCGGAAATCGCCGCCCACCTCGGCGAAGTGCTGTGGACGCTGGAGCGCAAGGACGATGCCCGGCGACTCCTCAAGGACGCCATCCGGCAACACCCGGACAATGAAGTTCTGGCCGGCGCCGTCAAGAAGCTCGCCCCTTGA
- a CDS encoding dynamin family protein translates to MSLANQFAAYTAWRSRLSTNIGEFQDWLSQNELSDAQTDLRLAQLLERLREDRLNVAFVAEFSRGKSELINAIFFAEYGSRMLPSSAGRTTMCPTELLFDGSKQPCIELLPIQTRASNSSVSEYKRFPDEWTVVGLDIESPDAMQDSLRHVSETSRVTPEEAARLGFEVGQGEIELYRVGDDGLVEVPRWRHAVINFPHPLLKQGLVILDTPGLNAIGAEPELTLSLLPNAHAVLFILAADTGVTQSDLAIWKEHICGGGTARRGRMVVMNKIDGQWDELKTDEEIDAEIQRQVDTSASILDLPASQIFPVSAQKGLVAKINGDDALLEKSRLPLLELALSEELIPAKRDIVCDNTDSEFGEVSRRVRGLLESRLVGLREQLTELTELRGKNKGVVEYMMGKVRAEKDEFESGLQRYYAVRSVFSTLTNRLFAHLGLDVLRQLTQDTREAMLEAAFSKTLSDSMGNFFGRSREALVRSNDEINEILAMMAAVYKRFAVEHGLKLGAPTSFSLLRYEKEIDRLEAWCDGHLNTMVSLLTHDKRNITQKFFEEVAVQVRRAFEHANKDAETWLGAIMAPMETQVREHQIQLKRRLESIKRIHQATDTLEDRIVELESVEKNLLLQIQSLEDIAGRIREMLLPLDIQELQAA, encoded by the coding sequence ATGTCGCTCGCCAACCAATTTGCTGCCTACACTGCCTGGCGCTCCCGTCTGTCGACCAACATCGGCGAGTTTCAGGACTGGTTGTCCCAGAACGAGTTGTCCGACGCCCAGACCGATCTGCGGCTCGCCCAGTTGCTTGAGCGCTTGCGCGAGGACCGCCTGAATGTGGCTTTCGTCGCCGAGTTCTCGCGCGGCAAGTCGGAACTGATTAACGCGATCTTCTTTGCCGAGTACGGCAGCCGGATGTTGCCTTCCTCGGCCGGCCGCACCACGATGTGTCCGACCGAATTGCTCTTCGACGGCAGCAAGCAGCCCTGCATCGAGTTGCTGCCGATCCAGACGCGCGCCTCGAATTCCAGCGTTTCCGAGTACAAGCGCTTTCCCGATGAATGGACCGTCGTCGGCCTCGATATCGAATCGCCCGACGCGATGCAGGATTCGCTCCGCCATGTCAGCGAAACCAGTCGCGTCACGCCGGAAGAAGCGGCTCGCCTCGGCTTCGAAGTCGGGCAGGGCGAAATTGAGCTTTACCGGGTGGGTGATGATGGTCTGGTTGAAGTGCCGCGCTGGCGCCATGCCGTCATCAATTTTCCGCACCCGCTGCTCAAGCAGGGGCTGGTCATTCTCGATACGCCGGGCCTCAATGCGATTGGCGCCGAACCCGAATTGACGCTGTCGCTGTTGCCCAACGCCCATGCCGTGCTGTTCATCCTGGCGGCCGATACCGGCGTAACCCAGTCCGATCTGGCGATCTGGAAGGAACATATCTGCGGCGGCGGCACCGCCCGGCGCGGCCGCATGGTGGTCATGAACAAGATCGATGGCCAGTGGGACGAACTGAAGACGGACGAGGAAATCGACGCCGAAATCCAGCGTCAGGTCGACACCAGCGCCAGCATCCTCGATTTGCCGGCCAGCCAGATATTCCCTGTCTCCGCCCAGAAGGGCCTGGTGGCCAAGATCAACGGTGACGACGCGCTGCTCGAAAAAAGCCGCCTGCCGCTGCTCGAGTTGGCCCTCTCCGAGGAACTGATCCCGGCCAAGCGCGACATCGTCTGCGACAACACCGACAGCGAATTCGGCGAAGTCAGCCGTCGTGTGCGCGGCCTGCTCGAATCGCGCCTCGTCGGCCTGCGCGAACAACTGACCGAACTGACCGAACTGCGCGGCAAGAACAAGGGCGTCGTCGAATACATGATGGGCAAGGTGCGGGCCGAGAAAGATGAATTCGAATCCGGCCTGCAACGCTATTACGCCGTGCGTAGCGTCTTTTCGACCCTGACCAACCGGCTGTTCGCCCACCTTGGCCTCGATGTGCTGCGTCAACTGACGCAAGATACGCGTGAGGCGATGCTCGAGGCGGCCTTCTCGAAGACCCTGTCGGACTCGATGGGGAATTTCTTTGGCCGCTCACGCGAGGCGCTGGTCAGGTCGAACGACGAGATCAACGAAATCCTGGCGATGATGGCCGCGGTCTACAAGCGTTTTGCCGTCGAGCACGGGCTCAAGCTCGGTGCGCCAACATCCTTCTCGCTGCTCCGTTACGAGAAGGAGATCGATCGCCTGGAGGCCTGGTGCGACGGGCATCTGAATACCATGGTCAGCCTGCTGACGCACGACAAGCGGAACATCACGCAGAAGTTCTTCGAGGAAGTGGCGGTGCAGGTGCGGCGCGCCTTCGAGCACGCTAACAAGGATGCCGAAACCTGGCTGGGGGCGATCATGGCGCCGATGGAAACGCAGGTTCGCGAGCACCAGATTCAGCTCAAGCGTCGCCTCGAAAGCATCAAGCGCATCCACCAGGCGACCGATACGCTGGAAGACCGGATTGTCGAACTGGAGAGCGTCGAAAAGAACCTGTTGCTGCAGATTCAGTCACTGGAAGATATCGCCGGGCGCATTCGTGAAATGCTGCTGCCGCTCGATATTCAGGAGCTGCAGGCGGCCTGA
- the pth gene encoding aminoacyl-tRNA hydrolase — protein MNPPRLIVGLGNPGPEYAATRHNAGFWFVDQLADKLKVSLVPQAKFFGKAARADELWLLQPTTFMNRSGQAVAALANFYKIPAAEILVIHDELDLPPGGIRLKQGGGNGGHNGLKDIQAKLGTPDFWRLRLGIGHPRTLGLVQQVVDFVLHQPRQDELPDIEHALARSLLAWPKIAAGDFAGAQQQLHGKAV, from the coding sequence ATGAACCCTCCTCGCCTGATCGTCGGCCTCGGCAACCCGGGCCCGGAATACGCAGCGACCCGACACAACGCCGGGTTCTGGTTTGTCGACCAGTTGGCCGACAAGCTGAAGGTTTCGCTCGTCCCGCAAGCCAAGTTCTTCGGCAAGGCAGCCCGCGCTGACGAGCTCTGGCTATTGCAGCCGACCACCTTCATGAACCGCTCCGGCCAGGCCGTCGCGGCACTGGCCAATTTCTACAAGATTCCGGCCGCCGAGATTCTCGTCATCCATGACGAACTCGACCTGCCACCCGGCGGCATCCGCCTCAAGCAGGGCGGTGGCAACGGCGGTCACAACGGCCTGAAGGATATTCAGGCCAAACTCGGCACCCCCGATTTCTGGCGCCTGCGCCTCGGCATCGGCCATCCGCGCACGCTCGGTCTGGTGCAGCAGGTGGTCGATTTCGTGCTGCATCAGCCGCGCCAGGACGAACTGCCGGATATCGAACACGCCCTCGCCCGCAGCCTGCTGGCCTGGCCCAAAATCGCCGCCGGAGACTTCGCCGGCGCTCAACAACAGTTGCACGGCAAAGCCGTCTAA
- the mutM gene encoding bifunctional DNA-formamidopyrimidine glycosylase/DNA-(apurinic or apyrimidinic site) lyase gives MPELPEVEVCRRGLVPELEGRIIEGVVIRAPKLRHVIPRELLALLPGCRILAIRRRGKYLLIDCRKADVEGCLIIHLGMSGNLRFVPGDRLPAKHDHFDLVLPGQILRFSDPRRFGVVLWQPGPPETAEQHPLLATQGIEPLSDAFTADWLYTAGARRSGPIKPLLMDSHLVVGIGNIYASESLFRAGISPVRAANRISRARYAQLTSAIRQTLSDAIAAGGSSIRDYVHSDGESGWFQIQAGVYDRSGQACLRCGGVIRQIRQAGRSTYYCPSCQH, from the coding sequence ATGCCGGAATTGCCGGAGGTGGAAGTTTGTCGGCGCGGCCTGGTGCCGGAGCTGGAAGGTCGGATTATCGAGGGGGTGGTGATCAGGGCGCCGAAGTTGCGCCATGTTATTCCGCGCGAACTGCTGGCGTTGTTGCCGGGCTGCCGCATCCTGGCCATCCGGCGGCGCGGCAAGTACCTGCTGATCGATTGCCGGAAGGCCGATGTCGAAGGCTGCCTGATCATCCATCTCGGAATGTCGGGCAATTTGCGCTTTGTGCCGGGCGATCGGCTGCCGGCCAAGCATGACCATTTCGACCTGGTCCTGCCCGGCCAGATCCTGCGCTTTTCCGATCCGCGCCGCTTCGGTGTCGTGCTGTGGCAACCCGGTCCGCCGGAAACGGCCGAGCAACATCCCTTGCTGGCGACCCAGGGCATCGAGCCACTGTCCGACGCGTTCACCGCCGACTGGCTCTACACGGCGGGGGCGCGGCGTAGCGGGCCGATCAAGCCGCTGTTGATGGATAGCCATCTGGTGGTCGGGATCGGCAATATCTACGCTTCGGAAAGCCTGTTCCGGGCCGGGATTTCGCCGGTGCGAGCAGCCAACCGGATCAGCCGGGCGCGCTATGCGCAGCTCACCTCGGCGATTCGCCAAACCCTGTCGGACGCCATTGCCGCGGGCGGCAGCAGCATTCGCGATTACGTCCACAGCGATGGCGAATCCGGTTGGTTCCAGATCCAGGCCGGCGTCTATGACCGGAGCGGGCAAGCCTGTCTGCGTTGTGGCGGGGTGATCCGGCAAATCCGTCAGGCCGGCCGGAGTACCTACTACTGCCCCTCGTGCCAACATTAA
- the rsmD gene encoding 16S rRNA (guanine(966)-N(2))-methyltransferase RsmD encodes MNSVRIIGGAWRRRVLKFPDSEGLRPTPDRVRETLFNWLGQELDGWHCLDLFAGSGALGFEAASRGAAQVVMVEQSPKVLAALRENAEILQNPREVEIIRRDALQYLASSKTKFDLIFLDPPYKKGWIPRLEPLLPGVLKEDAAVYVEAEHEIESLGDWRTVRHGKAGEVHFHLLRRQTA; translated from the coding sequence TTGAACTCGGTGCGCATCATCGGCGGCGCCTGGCGGCGCCGCGTGCTGAAGTTTCCGGACAGCGAAGGCCTGCGCCCGACGCCGGATCGCGTCCGCGAAACGCTGTTCAACTGGCTCGGCCAGGAGCTCGACGGCTGGCACTGCCTCGACCTGTTCGCCGGCAGCGGCGCGCTCGGCTTCGAGGCGGCATCGCGCGGCGCAGCCCAGGTCGTGATGGTCGAACAATCACCCAAAGTGTTGGCGGCCTTGCGCGAAAATGCGGAAATTCTGCAAAACCCGCGCGAAGTGGAGATCATCCGCCGGGATGCGCTACAATATTTGGCCTCGTCCAAGACCAAGTTCGACCTGATCTTCCTCGATCCGCCCTACAAAAAAGGCTGGATTCCCCGCCTGGAGCCACTCCTTCCCGGCGTTCTGAAAGAAGATGCCGCGGTCTACGTCGAGGCGGAGCACGAAATAGAATCGCTTGGCGATTGGCGCACGGTGCGCCATGGCAAGGCGGGGGAAGTCCACTTTCACTTGTTGCGGCGGCAGACAGCTTGA
- a CDS encoding ribose-phosphate pyrophosphokinase, giving the protein MAYNSLMVFTGNANPKLAVNVAAELNVDLGRANVGRFSDGEVSVELQEHVRGRDIFVLQSTCAPTNDNLMELLVMVDALKRASAGRITAAIPYFGYARQDRRSRSSRVPIAAKLVANMLVASGVDRVLTMDLHAEQIQGFFDIPVDNIYALPILLDDIRKQNYENPLVVSPDHGGVVRARSLAKRLECDLAIIDKRRPKANVSEVMNIIGEVDGRTCIIMDDMVDTAGTLCKAASALKARGAKQVVAYCTHPVLSGPAIERVNSSDLDALVVTDTIPLRDDAAASPRIRQLSVAEIMAETIRRISNDDSVSSLFID; this is encoded by the coding sequence ATGGCCTATAACAGCCTGATGGTCTTTACCGGCAATGCCAATCCGAAACTGGCGGTCAATGTCGCAGCCGAACTCAATGTTGATCTTGGGCGCGCCAACGTTGGTCGTTTCTCGGATGGCGAAGTCAGTGTCGAACTGCAGGAACACGTCCGCGGTCGTGACATCTTCGTGCTGCAATCCACCTGTGCGCCGACCAACGACAACCTGATGGAACTGCTGGTCATGGTCGATGCGCTGAAGCGCGCCTCGGCCGGCCGCATCACCGCCGCCATCCCGTACTTCGGTTATGCCCGCCAGGATCGCCGCTCGCGTTCGTCGCGCGTGCCGATCGCCGCCAAGCTGGTCGCTAATATGCTGGTCGCTTCCGGCGTCGACCGCGTCCTGACCATGGACCTCCACGCCGAACAGATCCAGGGCTTCTTCGACATTCCGGTCGACAACATCTACGCCCTGCCGATCCTGCTCGACGATATCCGCAAGCAGAATTACGAAAACCCGCTGGTCGTTTCGCCCGACCATGGCGGCGTCGTCCGCGCCCGTTCGCTGGCCAAGCGCCTCGAATGCGATCTGGCGATCATCGACAAGCGCCGGCCGAAGGCCAACGTTTCCGAAGTAATGAACATCATCGGCGAAGTCGACGGCCGCACCTGCATCATCATGGACGACATGGTCGATACCGCCGGCACGCTGTGCAAGGCAGCTTCCGCACTGAAGGCGCGCGGCGCCAAGCAGGTCGTTGCCTACTGTACGCATCCGGTCCTGTCCGGCCCGGCCATCGAGCGGGTCAACAGCTCCGACCTCGATGCCCTGGTCGTCACCGACACCATCCCGCTGCGTGACGATGCTGCCGCCTCACCGCGCATCCGCCAGCTTTCGGTTGCTGAAATCATGGCCGAAACCATTCGCCGGATCAGCAACGACGACTCGGTTTCATCACTGTTTATCGATTAG
- a CDS encoding 50S ribosomal protein L25/general stress protein Ctc produces MTFELIAQARTLQGTGASRRLRRAAMVPGIVYGGEAAPQAIEVPHNDLLLKLKKEAFHSSIVNLVVDGKKEPVLLRDYQMHAYRPLVLHVDFLRVDATHELHIKVPLHFVNEEVAPGIKLTGGLVNHVMTEIDISCLAKDLPEFIEVDLSALKIGDTIHLSQLKLPKGVKLVQHTTDDSVVVGIVGKGGSAEAAEGEAAAE; encoded by the coding sequence ATGACTTTTGAACTGATCGCGCAAGCGCGTACGCTGCAGGGAACGGGTGCGAGCCGCCGCCTGCGCCGTGCTGCCATGGTGCCGGGCATCGTTTACGGTGGCGAAGCTGCCCCGCAAGCCATCGAAGTACCGCACAACGACCTGCTGTTGAAGCTGAAGAAGGAAGCCTTCCACTCCAGCATCGTGAACCTCGTCGTTGACGGCAAGAAGGAACCGGTTCTGCTGCGTGACTACCAGATGCACGCCTACCGCCCGCTGGTTCTGCACGTTGACTTCCTGCGTGTTGACGCTACCCACGAACTGCACATCAAGGTGCCGCTGCACTTCGTGAACGAAGAAGTCGCCCCGGGCATCAAGCTCACCGGCGGCCTGGTCAACCACGTCATGACCGAAATCGACATCAGCTGCCTGGCCAAGGATCTGCCCGAGTTCATCGAAGTCGACCTCAGCGCACTGAAGATCGGCGACACCATTCACCTGTCCCAGCTGAAGCTGCCGAAGGGCGTCAAGCTCGTCCAGCACACCACCGATGACTCCGTTGTCGTCGGTATCGTCGGCAAGGGTGGTTCTGCCGAAGCCGCTGAAGGCGAAGCTGCCGCCGAGTAA
- the coaD gene encoding pantetheine-phosphate adenylyltransferase, whose protein sequence is MNKLNHRVAIYPGTFDPITRGHEDLVRRAAGLFDKLILAIAESPSKQPRFPLAERVSMAQEILGDVKNVEIVGFNTLLMDFVHEQGAKVVVRGLRAVSDFEYEFQMAGMNRSVYPEVETVFLTPGEQYMFISATMVREIARLGGDVSKFVQPCVQKRLRATTTA, encoded by the coding sequence TTGAATAAACTCAATCATCGCGTGGCGATCTACCCGGGCACTTTCGACCCGATCACCCGGGGTCACGAAGATCTCGTGCGCCGGGCCGCCGGCCTGTTCGACAAGCTGATCCTGGCCATCGCCGAAAGCCCCTCGAAGCAGCCGCGCTTTCCTTTGGCCGAGCGGGTCAGCATGGCGCAGGAAATCCTTGGCGATGTCAAGAACGTCGAAATTGTCGGCTTCAACACGCTGCTCATGGATTTCGTACACGAGCAGGGCGCCAAGGTCGTCGTGCGCGGCCTGCGTGCCGTCTCCGACTTCGAATACGAATTTCAGATGGCGGGAATGAACCGCAGCGTCTATCCCGAGGTCGAAACAGTGTTTCTAACCCCGGGCGAACAGTACATGTTCATCTCCGCCACGATGGTCCGCGAAATCGCGCGACTGGGCGGCGATGTCAGCAAATTTGTGCAACCTTGTGTCCAAAAGCGCCTGCGGGCGACTACCACTGCTTAA
- the ychF gene encoding redox-regulated ATPase YchF: MSLKCGIVGLPNVGKSTLFNALTKSGIAAENYPFCTIEPNVGIVEVPDKRMAQLAEIVKPQRMQYAIVEFVDIAGLVAGASKGEGLGNQFLANIRETDAVVHVVRCFADDNVIHVSGGVDPIRDIEVIDTELALADMATVEKALNRYRRPASSGDKEAKILVAVLEKCFAQLDQAKAVRALDFSKEELALLKPFCLITAKPVLYVANVAENGFENNPLLDAVRAHAAAEKAEVVSVCAAIEAEIADLDEEEKQMFLADLGLEEPGLDRLIHAGYKLLGLATYFTAGVKEVRAWTIHQGDTAPQAAGVIHTDFERGFIRAQTIAFDDFIAYKGEAGAKEAGKMRAEGKEYVVKDGDVLNFLFNV; encoded by the coding sequence ATGTCTCTCAAATGCGGCATCGTCGGCCTGCCCAACGTCGGCAAATCCACCCTCTTCAACGCCTTGACCAAATCAGGCATCGCGGCGGAAAACTACCCCTTCTGCACCATCGAGCCGAACGTCGGCATCGTCGAAGTGCCGGACAAGCGGATGGCCCAGCTGGCCGAGATCGTCAAGCCGCAGCGCATGCAGTACGCGATCGTCGAGTTCGTCGACATCGCCGGCCTGGTGGCCGGTGCTTCCAAGGGTGAAGGCCTGGGCAACCAGTTCCTCGCCAACATCCGCGAAACCGATGCCGTCGTGCATGTCGTGCGCTGCTTTGCCGACGACAACGTGATCCACGTTTCCGGCGGCGTCGATCCGATCCGCGATATCGAAGTGATCGATACCGAACTGGCGCTGGCCGACATGGCCACCGTCGAAAAGGCGCTCAACCGCTACCGCCGCCCGGCCAGTTCGGGCGACAAGGAAGCCAAGATCCTGGTCGCCGTGCTGGAAAAATGCTTTGCCCAGCTCGACCAGGCCAAGGCCGTCCGCGCCCTCGACTTCTCCAAGGAAGAACTGGCGCTGTTGAAGCCCTTCTGCCTGATCACCGCCAAGCCGGTGCTCTACGTCGCCAACGTCGCCGAGAACGGTTTCGAGAACAACCCGCTGCTCGACGCCGTGCGCGCCCATGCCGCCGCCGAAAAGGCCGAAGTCGTCTCGGTCTGTGCCGCCATCGAAGCCGAGATCGCCGATCTCGACGAGGAAGAAAAGCAGATGTTCCTGGCCGACCTCGGCCTCGAAGAACCCGGCCTCGACCGGCTGATCCACGCCGGCTACAAGCTGCTCGGCCTGGCCACCTATTTCACTGCTGGCGTCAAGGAAGTGCGCGCCTGGACCATTCACCAGGGCGACACCGCGCCGCAGGCGGCCGGGGTCATCCACACCGATTTCGAACGCGGCTTCATCCGCGCCCAGACCATCGCCTTCGACGACTTCATCGCCTACAAGGGCGAAGCCGGCGCCAAGGAAGCGGGCAAGATGCGCGCCGAAGGCAAGGAATACGTCGTCAAGGACGGCGACGTCCTCAACTTCCTGTTCAACGTCTAA